One window of the Methanotorris formicicus Mc-S-70 genome contains the following:
- a CDS encoding DNA-binding protein codes for MDLDEIKKRKLLEMQKKLEEQEKLQQLQEQQQMQYQLQKQKILRQILTEEARSRLARIRMAKPEFAEQVELQLIQLAQMGRLPIPVTDEQLKLLLDKIHEATKKKKEFKIVRK; via the coding sequence GGACTTAGATGAAATAAAAAAACGCAAACTGTTGGAGATGCAGAAAAAACTTGAAGAGCAGGAAAAACTCCAACAGTTGCAAGAACAACAACAAATGCAATATCAACTTCAAAAACAAAAAATTTTAAGGCAAATTTTAACTGAAGAGGCAAGATCAAGACTTGCAAGAATAAGGATGGCGAAGCCAGAATTTGCTGAGCAAGTGGAGTTGCAATTAATACAACTTGCTCAAATGGGCAGATTACCCATCCCAGTCACTGATGAACAGTTGAAACTCCTACTCGATAAAATACATGAAGCAACAAAAAAGAAGAAAGAATTTAAGATCGTTAGAAAGTGA
- a CDS encoding DUF7411 family protein — protein sequence MKAYVLFSGGKDSSLSAIILKKLGYDVKLLTVNFGILDSYKYAQETAKILGLSHEVVILDRAILEKSVEIILKDGYPSNGIQFIHKEVLEILSDKYKILADGTRRDDKVPKLSYSEVQSLEMRKGIEYLTPLMGFGHRTIRKLVDEYFIISEKESEELLKSDYETEIRELMRLNGEDPLKYFPKHKQSRVIGLKKEI from the coding sequence ATGAAGGCATATGTATTATTTAGTGGTGGGAAGGATAGTTCACTATCTGCAATTATATTAAAAAAGTTAGGTTATGATGTTAAGTTATTAACTGTAAATTTTGGCATCCTTGATTCATACAAATACGCCCAAGAAACTGCTAAAATATTGGGTTTATCACATGAGGTTGTGATCCTCGATAGGGCGATACTTGAAAAATCTGTTGAGATCATATTAAAAGATGGTTATCCATCAAATGGTATCCAGTTTATCCATAAAGAGGTCTTAGAGATCCTCTCTGATAAATACAAGATTCTCGCAGATGGAACAAGAAGAGACGATAAGGTTCCTAAGTTAAGTTATTCAGAAGTTCAAAGCCTTGAAATGAGAAAGGGCATTGAATATCTAACTCCATTAATGGGATTTGGACATAGAACCATAAGAAAATTGGTTGATGAATATTTCATAATCTCTGAAAAGGAGAGTGAAGAGTTATTAAAATCTGATTATGAAACTGAAATTAGGGAACTTATGAGATTGAATGGAGAGGATCCACTCAAATACTTCCCAAAACATAAACAATCAAGAGTTATTGGATTAAAAAAAGAAATATAA
- a CDS encoding 50S ribosomal protein L39e — MASNKPLGKKLRLAKAMKQNRRVPLFVIVKTRGKVRAHPKMRYWRRSKLKA; from the coding sequence ATGGCAAGCAACAAACCATTGGGTAAAAAGTTGAGATTGGCAAAGGCAATGAAACAAAACAGAAGAGTTCCATTGTTTGTAATTGTCAAAACAAGAGGAAAAGTTAGAGCACACCCAAAAATGAGATACTGGAGAAGAAGCAAATTGAAGGCATAA